TGGACCGATTCACCTCAATGACTTGGTCAAACAGTTGAAGGAAAAGATGACTTTTTCAAAACTTAAAGATGTCGGTGCAAATGCCCACATTTTGATTGTGGATGATGAGGAATCCATCCGATCTCTTTTGCGTCAGGAGCTAACGGAGGCAGGATATTTAACCTCTGAGGCCAGCAATGGAAAAGAAGCCATAGAATCGATTAGGCAGCATCGTCCCGACCTGATCATTCTGGACATCATGATGCCCGAAATCAATGGTTTTGATGTTGCCGCTATTTTGAAAAATGATCCTCAGACAATGGACATTCCGATCATCATCTTGTCAATTGTCCAGGACAAAGCCCGGGGTTTCCGCATTGGTGTAGATCGCTATTTGACTAAACCGATTGATACTGCCCAGTTATTTGAGGATATCAGTGCACTATTGGAACAGGGCAAATCCAAAAGAAAAGTAATGGTGGTAGATGAGGACAGTGCAGCCATCCGGACATTAACAGAAGTCCTTCAAACCAAAGGCTATCATGTAGTCGAGTCTGACGGAAAGGAACTTGTGGAAAAGGCAATTGCCAATCAGCCGGATATTATCATACTCAATTCTATCCTCTCTGCGGATGAAGAAATAGTTCAGACCCTACGCTTTGAAAAGGGATTGGAAAATGTATTGTTTTTCATTTATCAATAATCAATAAAAGAATCTTTTAACCACTGGAAATAAATTGACTGAAGTATGTCACAAAAAATTTTAATCGTAGATGATGAGGCCCATATCCGCATGCTCATAGAGCAAACCCTAGAAGAATTGGAGGATGAAGGTGTGGAATTTTTTACCGCTGAAAATGGAGAAATGGCCTTGGAAGTGATCGGAGCAGAAAAACCGGACCTTATATTTTTAGATGTGATGATGCCCAAATTGAATGGGATGGAAGTTTGTCGCAGAGTCAAACAAGAAATGGGCTTTAAGGATATCTATATCGTTTTGCTAACAGCAAAGGGTCAGGAGTCGGATCGGCAAAAGGGTTTGGATGTAGGTGCTGACGTTTATATGACCAAACCTTTTGATCCTGAATTGCTTTTGGAAAAAGCGCGGGAAGTACTTGAATTAACCTAGGCATTTGGCTTAAAAGATCCTGATTTCAAAAAAACACATGGCAAAAGTATCGATAAAAGCATTATTTGGCAGGAATGAACCATTGATACCTTGGTTGGACGATTGGTGTGTTCAAAATCAGGCAAGTATTTGTATTACCGATGCTTCTGACAGGATAGTTTATGGCAGCAAAGAATTTCAGGATTTTAAACACACTGTTCCAATTGACTTTGAAAACACCAAACTTGCTACCGTTTACGGGAATAGCGAACTGATTCATCAGGTAGTTGGAGTTTTGGGAATGCTGATTTCCAAAGAGGGCGAAAAAAGGAAATTAGGGGCAGAAGTGCTGTATCTCTATCAGGAACTTAACATTATTTACACCTTCGCAGAAAATCTTGGGGAAGCTATATCCCTTGAAGCCATTGCAGAGATAACGCTCAGTCATTCTACCAATTCAATCCCTGCCAATGCAGGTGCAATTGTGTTCTTGGACGAATATCAGCGTAAATTAAGCGTACCGGCCATGTCTGGTGAAAAGCTGATTGATGCCCATATTTTGGAGAATAATTTTTCCTTATTGCTCAGGATTGGACTCAATGGCCAATCTGCAATCATCACCGATATCACTGAATTAAAGGAACGTGGGCTGATTGCAGAAAATGTAATGAGTATCATATACGCCACCCTAAAAGGCAAGGATCGAGTCCTTGGTGCAATCATTCTGGTAGGTACCCACACAGATCAATTTACTGCTGCACACTTAAAGCTCTTGGTGACTTTGGCTTTGCAATCCTCCTCATCCATAGAGTCGGCCTTACTGTTTGAGAAAAATATTCGGGAAATAAAGATGCGGGAAGAAGCCATACTTCGTATCAATGAGGTTATCAAAAAATTCGTCCCTAATGAGTTCATTTCCTCCCTAGGCAAAGAGAATATTACAGATGTCAGATTGGGGGATCAGATTGAAAAAATTGTTACTGTTTTATTTACAGATATCCGGGATTTCACCACGCTTTCTGAACGGATGAGTCCCGAGGAAAACTTCCGCTTTGTTTCTTCATTCAATGAAGTTTTAGGACCAATAATCAGACGCCATCACGGCTTCATTAACCAATACCTCGGGGATTCCATTATGGCCATTTTCCCTAATCAACCGGAAGATGCGTTATTGGCAGCAATTGAGATGCAAAGGGCTGTCAGACAGTTAAACCAGATAAGGATTCAAAATGGAGAGTTGCCCATCCATGCAGGCATTGGAATGCATACCGGATCGCTGATCATGGGAATTACCGGTGATGAACACCGATTGGATGCAGCCACTATCAGTGATACAGTAAATACAGCTGCCCGAATCGAAAGTCTGACCAAGTATTATAAATCCCCCTTATTACTCAGTGAGATTACCTTCAAAAGGATTCCAAATCCTTCAAAATTTATGTTTAGGCGTCTGGGAAAGGTTCTACTAAAGGGAAAAAACAATATACTGAGTGTGGTAGAATGTATGAATGGAATGGAAGAAGACTTTGCCGCCATAAGGAAACAAAATATGAGTGATTTTGATATGGCAATGGAACTGTATCAACAGGGTCAATTTGAACATTCCATACAATTTTTCAGCAAAGTTGTGGCCTCAGACGAAACAGATCATACTGTTAAAGTTTTTTTTGAAAAAGCCAAGAAATACCTTGCCGAAGGCCCACCTAAAAATTGGAATGGGGCTGAGGAAATGATATATAAATAGGTTTTTGGAATAGTCGATGACAGGTAGATTATGGATCATAGAGATCAGATTGGGGGCATCAAATTTACCACAAGCGGTGTAACCTACCTCACAATCCTCCAATACCCCATCACCTGCTTCCAGACTTTTGCAGGCCACCCAAAGTCGATGGCCTACAGGTTGGATCCGGCAAGAATCCTTGTTTTTTTTAGAGATCTAATGGTCAAAAATAGTTGGTAAAACACCTTCTAACAGTCTGATATTGAATTTATTACGAACACCTTATTGAAACTTGTTTCAATAAGGTTTTTTTGTTTCATGAAAACTTCAAAAAAAAAGGTGTTGGGCATGTGGTTTTCTTGACTCAATCAAGTGGGGAAAACAGGCAGGGAAGCAACGGTATAAGTGTAAAAATTGTGGAATTCTGTTTACCGGTTCCAACCCTTCGGTAGCCAAATCCAACCGGTTTGTGTGGTTTGAAAAATGGGTAGTCGGAAAGCGTACATTTGATCAATTGGTTACGGAGACAGGCCTGAGCAAGAGCACGATTCAGCGGCTCTTTAATAGGTATTTGAAAGAACCTCCTATGCTGAGTGTTTACCCTTCCGAGCGGGTAAATCTGCTCATTGACGGCACATATTTTACCAAGGATTTATGCCTGATTTTGTATCGGGACAACACCATCAAATTTACCCAGCTCTATCGTTTCAGCGATGGTGAACGATACGAAGAACTAAAAGAAGACCTGGAAAATCTGCTGATTCTTGGAGTTCAGATCGAATCAATTACCTGCGACGGACACCGGGCATTGCTCAGGGCAATCCGCGAAGTCTGCCCTCAGGTCACCCTTCAGCGATGTGTGATCCATGTGCAGCGAATGTGCAGAATCTGGCTTTCCAGCAATCCCAAGAGCATCTCCGGGCAGGAACTCCGAAAAATTGTCTCTACCATTCACCTTATCCAATCCAAACAGGAAGTCAGCTATTGGCTACTCGAACTGGCCAATTGGGATTCCCGGCACCATCAGTTTGTTCATGAAAAAACGGTCAATCCCATAACGGGAAAGTATTGGTATAAACACAAACTGCTGAGACGTTCCTTTTATGTATTGAAAAACTCTTTGCCGAATCTTTTTGCTTACCTGGATAATCCCAGGATCCCAAAATCAACCAACGGTCTGGAGTCTTTTTTCGGACATTTAAAAACCAATTTAAATATCCACCGCGGACTCTCAACAAGAAATAGAAAAAGCTTCTTGAGGTGGTATCTGTACTTCAAAAATTCAAGAAGAAAAGGTTTTCTTTAGCCATAGAACAAGAAGAATGAAGCATGGAAAAAGGCTCCTAAAAACGGAGCCCCTTCATTCCACTTGGCAGGATTTATTGCTGGTAAGTTGCTCCTCAGCAGAGCTTACGTCCTCTTCAAACCTGCGTGACATTATAATAAATTTTTCAGTAAAAGTCACCAACTATTTTTGACCACATTACCTTTTTAGATCCTTCTGAAATTCTAAAAAATCTCTCTTTTCAGGCAAAAAGTCAAAAATCTCGTCAATTGACCTTAAAATATCTTCAAGCCAAGTATTTATTTTGTTATCCATAAATGACCACTTTTGACTCGTCTATTTCCTTTCTGAAAAAAGAGTTTTTTATCCCACGTTCTTCTATTAAGTCGATTTTTCGTTTTAAAATCTGTTCTAATTTGTCTTTGAGCTGAAAATACAAATCCGTATATTTTATAGGATCATATTCATCAAAGTCAACCACGAAATCAATGTCAGAATCTGGAGAAAAGTCGTCAGTTAATACAGAGCCAAAAACCGAAAAGTTCTTAACTCTATATTCCTTGCAAAGTTGTTTGATTCGTTCAATATTTTTCTCTGAAATTTTCATCATTTATCTATCTTAATCACAAAGTTACTATTTTCCCGCGAGTTCTGTTTTGCATTTGCCACAGGTTTGCTTTCCACAATATATAGAGTAAAGCAGACCTTTCTGTCATGCTTTCCGCTATATCCTGTTAAGGGTTACTATAAAACTAAAAATATTTTTCAATTATCATACCTTCCAATAGGACTTTTGGTTTGCTGAATTAAAGAAGCTTTCAGCGGTATTAACCTAAAAGCAAGTGATAAAAAAGTTCGATCTTAAAATTGACTTGAGAATAGCTAAGAAAAAACTGTAACTTATAAACAGGAATTGAACTGTCTGTAAAGACATTAACCATAAAAAAACTCAACTTTCACCCATCTTCAATTTCCCTTTCCTTATAATTTTTTTGGCCTCAGCGCCTTTGATAACACCTTCTTTTTCATCTATCCACACAATTGCACCTGTGGGGCATCTTTGGATAGGGACTTGGGTTTGGTGGTTTTTCGAATAATCAATGACAGCCAGATTATGGACCATGGATATCAGATTGGGGGCATCCATAGCGCATTTGCCACAGGCGGTGCAACCTACCTCACAATCCTCCAATACCCCATCACCTGCATCCAGACTTTTGCAAGCCACCCATAATCTGTGGCTTATGGGATGAATGGAGAAAAGATCTTTGGGACAAACCTCGACACAATCTCCGCAGGCGGTGCATTTTGCCTCATCGACAACAGGAATACCAAAAGCATTCATACTGATGGCATCAAAATCACAGACTACCTCACAGTCTCCATGTCCCAAGCAGCCCCAGGAACAACCCTTACCCCCACCGGATATCAATGCCGCTCCCCTACAACTGCTCATTCCCTCGTAGTTGGCGCGGTTAATTGCCACATTAATCCCACCGGCACATGCAAGTCGCGCTACCCGTTTTTCTTCCGAACCTGCATCCACTCCCAAATACGATGCGATTTCTTTTCTACCTTCTTCACTGCTTACGGTACATTTTCCGGGCAATGTTTCTTCTTTCACCAATGCTTCCGCAAAAGGCCTGCAACCAGGATAGCCACAGGCACCGCAGTTGGCATGGGGAAGCATTCCTTCCACCACATCAATCCTCGGATCTTCATAGACATAGAGTTTCTTATTGGCAATGATCAGCATCAATGCCAAGAGAAGCGTCAGTCCGCCGAGTGCAAGTAAAGCGATTAGTATTGTCATGGGGAGCCTTGTTTTTTCACTTCGTTATTCTATATTCTTTATTCGGTGTTCGATATTTTTAATGTCCGATGTCGGATGACCGATGACGGATGTTGCGTTATTATTTACATCTGTCCTTCAATTGATTTAACATGACACTTTTTCCATCAATAGAGATTCCCCGAATCCCGATAGCTATCGGGACGGGGCAGGCATTCACTTCGCTATAGAGTTGGTTTTCAATTTCAAACTTTACCAAAGCTCGTTCAGAATGACGCACGCTATTTTCAACCCATTTTTGTAGCTAGCTTCCGTCTCCTGTCTTCTGTCTTCCGTCAAATTAACTTCGGTCATCCGACATCAGACATCGGTCATCGGTCATCTAACATCGGTCTTTCTCAATAAATCACCTCCGCCCACTTCTTCCCCGCTATCAATTCCGCTTTGCGGTTGTCCCATTTTTCTTTTGAACCCATGATGTTGATAAAAGCCTTGTTGAGGTTTTCTTTTACTTTTTCATAGCCCGCAATGTAAATGTAGGTATTGGAATAGTTCAGCAGCTCCAGAATTTCCTCTGCCCTTTCCTCAATGGCAGCATCCAAGGAAATCGGATCTTCCCAATGTGGCCTGGGACTCAAGGCATGAAAAGCTTCAAATGTAGCTTCATCGTAATAATTGGTTAGGTCTCCGTCCTTATCATTGAGATACAGGAGTTCCAATCCGCTTTTGGCCCCATAAAACAACCTGATTTTTCCTTTCCAGTCTCCTACCTCGCTGTAAATGTGCTTGACAAATGCACGGAATGGCGCGATGCCTGTTCCCATGCCTATCAATATCAGGTTGGAGTTTTTATCTTCAGGAACTTTAAATGGCAATTCAAAGGGTCCTGTAATGGTAATTTCATCTCCTACTTGGCGGTCGCAGAGGTAGTTTGAACTCACGCCATGATACAGTTCCCCGCTGAAATCATCCACATAGGAACAGCGTTTGACCAACATGGTGATATTGGCATTGCCGTTTTTGGTTTCAGGTAGATCGGCCACACTGTATAGGCGATGGTGAAACTCGTTGCCAAATTCACTTTTATGTTCCACGAGGACACCAAAACTTTGGTCCACCTTACACTTGAATTCAGGACTTCCAACTTCAAGTACAATCTCGCGTATTTCTTCAGTATTTGCAGGTGTAAGACGCTTGGTTTTTTTCACCTTGGCCTTGTATTGCTGCTTTGTATTGAGGTCTGATAGATAGGACATTGTTGTGCTATTTAGATGTTGATGTTATTTTTTAAGTAATTCTGGTTAGAAGACGGGAGACCGAAGACGGAAGACGGAAGACGGAAGGGGAGACTTTGTGCTATTTTTCCTTTTTGCACACTTTCACACAACCACAGTTGCCACAGCTTCTTCTTTCGGCAAGAACATCCTCATCGGAGATGTTTTCCGAAAATGTTTCCCTCCACCGGGACTGAACCCAGACCCAAGCGAGCATCATGACGACTATCGCCCCGATTCCAATTATATATGTCATTAATGTTTCCATTTCAATGTGTTATTAATATGGTTATACACTTTCTTGCCAGTAGCCTTAAATTCATTTGCAAACGGGACGGAAGACCGAAGTCGGAAGACCGAAGTATCGTCAATTTTAGGATCTTTCCGAGAATTGTTTTGAGTTACCGTTTTACTCCTAAAATTGCTCATATCCATAATTATTAATCCTATTTTGTCAACTTAATTCTTTGGGGTAGAAACCTGACAGGTTTTTACATTTCAATGATTTTACTAATGCTTTCTATTCTTTAAACCTGTCAGGTTTATTTTAACCTAATCCGGAAAATCCCATAAATGTCAGCGACAGTATTCCTGCAATCAGCAATGTAATGGCGGTGCCTTTCACCACATTGGGCACCTCAGCAAATCCCAACTGCTCCCTGATACCTGCCATCAATAGTAGGGCAAGGGTAAAACCTACACCTGCACCAAGGGCATACACCAGACTTTGGGAAAGATCATATCCCTTGTTGGTTTGGAACAAAGCCAAACCCAAAATGGCACAGTTGGTGGTAATCAGTGGAAGGAAAATCCCCAAAGCCCTGAACAAAGCCGGACTCATTTTCTTGATAAACATCTCCACCAATTGTACCGTGGAAGCAATCACGACGATATAGCTGATCAATTGTAGAAATGGGGCATTGATGGCCACCAACAAGGCATGTATGCCATAAGCACAAACCGAACTGATCAGCATCACAAAGGTCACTGCCCCGCCCATTTTGCTGGCAGTTTCCATTTTTCCGGAAACACCCATAAAAGGACAGATGCCCAGGAAATAGGCCAAAACGAAGTTATTGACCAAACTGGCATTGATAAATATGCTCCAATAGGATTCCGTGTTCATGCCTTTGCTTTTTTAATTTTGTAGAAATTGAACAGTACGAGCCAAAGTGCTAAAGTGAAAAACCCTCCAGCTGGTAATATCATGATGATCCATGCCTGAAATGAATCGGGAAAGAGGGATATGTCAAAGAAGGTCCCGTTACCGAGAATTTCACGGACCGCACCCAAGCAAAACAGAGCAAAGACAAAGCCCAGACCCATTCCCAGAGCATCCATAATGGATTTTCCAATGGTATTTTTGGATGCAAAAGCTTCTGCCCTGCTCAAGATCAGGCAGTTGACGACAATCAGGGAAATAAAGGCTCCGAGATTTTTGTGCAAATCCACACTGATGGCCTGAATGGCATAATCCACAACGGTCACAAATGTGGCAATGATCAAAATATAGGAGGCAATACGTACCTGTTTGGGTATGAAATTACGCAAGGATGCCACCAGGACATTCGACATCAGCAGAACAAACGCTGTGGCCAATCCCATGGCAAGGGCATTCATTGCCGTATTGGAAACTGCCAAAACAGGACACATGCCCAACACCTGCACAAAAACAGGATTGTCCCGCCAAAGTCCTTTGATAAATTCATCAGTGGAGCTTGGCACAGCTTTAATTTCCGGATTTTTTGTTATTCCTGCGCTCATTTTTAATCTGTAT
This window of the Aquiflexum balticum DSM 16537 genome carries:
- a CDS encoding ferredoxin reductase domain-containing protein, with the protein product MSYLSDLNTKQQYKAKVKKTKRLTPANTEEIREIVLEVGSPEFKCKVDQSFGVLVEHKSEFGNEFHHRLYSVADLPETKNGNANITMLVKRCSYVDDFSGELYHGVSSNYLCDRQVGDEITITGPFELPFKVPEDKNSNLILIGMGTGIAPFRAFVKHIYSEVGDWKGKIRLFYGAKSGLELLYLNDKDGDLTNYYDEATFEAFHALSPRPHWEDPISLDAAIEERAEEILELLNYSNTYIYIAGYEKVKENLNKAFINIMGSKEKWDNRKAELIAGKKWAEVIY
- a CDS encoding adenylate/guanylate cyclase domain-containing protein → MAKVSIKALFGRNEPLIPWLDDWCVQNQASICITDASDRIVYGSKEFQDFKHTVPIDFENTKLATVYGNSELIHQVVGVLGMLISKEGEKRKLGAEVLYLYQELNIIYTFAENLGEAISLEAIAEITLSHSTNSIPANAGAIVFLDEYQRKLSVPAMSGEKLIDAHILENNFSLLLRIGLNGQSAIITDITELKERGLIAENVMSIIYATLKGKDRVLGAIILVGTHTDQFTAAHLKLLVTLALQSSSSIESALLFEKNIREIKMREEAILRINEVIKKFVPNEFISSLGKENITDVRLGDQIEKIVTVLFTDIRDFTTLSERMSPEENFRFVSSFNEVLGPIIRRHHGFINQYLGDSIMAIFPNQPEDALLAAIEMQRAVRQLNQIRIQNGELPIHAGIGMHTGSLIMGITGDEHRLDAATISDTVNTAARIESLTKYYKSPLLLSEITFKRIPNPSKFMFRRLGKVLLKGKNNILSVVECMNGMEEDFAAIRKQNMSDFDMAMELYQQGQFEHSIQFFSKVVASDETDHTVKVFFEKAKKYLAEGPPKNWNGAEEMIYK
- a CDS encoding nucleotidyltransferase family protein, whose protein sequence is MMKISEKNIERIKQLCKEYRVKNFSVFGSVLTDDFSPDSDIDFVVDFDEYDPIKYTDLYFQLKDKLEQILKRKIDLIEERGIKNSFFRKEIDESKVVIYG
- a CDS encoding response regulator transcription factor; its protein translation is MSQKILIVDDEAHIRMLIEQTLEELEDEGVEFFTAENGEMALEVIGAEKPDLIFLDVMMPKLNGMEVCRRVKQEMGFKDIYIVLLTAKGQESDRQKGLDVGADVYMTKPFDPELLLEKAREVLELT
- a CDS encoding electron transport complex protein RnfA, with amino-acid sequence MNTESYWSIFINASLVNNFVLAYFLGICPFMGVSGKMETASKMGGAVTFVMLISSVCAYGIHALLVAINAPFLQLISYIVVIASTVQLVEMFIKKMSPALFRALGIFLPLITTNCAILGLALFQTNKGYDLSQSLVYALGAGVGFTLALLLMAGIREQLGFAEVPNVVKGTAITLLIAGILSLTFMGFSGLG
- the rsxE gene encoding electron transport complex subunit RsxE; the protein is MSAGITKNPEIKAVPSSTDEFIKGLWRDNPVFVQVLGMCPVLAVSNTAMNALAMGLATAFVLLMSNVLVASLRNFIPKQVRIASYILIIATFVTVVDYAIQAISVDLHKNLGAFISLIVVNCLILSRAEAFASKNTIGKSIMDALGMGLGFVFALFCLGAVREILGNGTFFDISLFPDSFQAWIIMILPAGGFFTLALWLVLFNFYKIKKAKA
- a CDS encoding IS256 family transposase, variant Zn-binding type, which codes for MKWGKQAGKQRYKCKNCGILFTGSNPSVAKSNRFVWFEKWVVGKRTFDQLVTETGLSKSTIQRLFNRYLKEPPMLSVYPSERVNLLIDGTYFTKDLCLILYRDNTIKFTQLYRFSDGERYEELKEDLENLLILGVQIESITCDGHRALLRAIREVCPQVTLQRCVIHVQRMCRIWLSSNPKSISGQELRKIVSTIHLIQSKQEVSYWLLELANWDSRHHQFVHEKTVNPITGKYWYKHKLLRRSFYVLKNSLPNLFAYLDNPRIPKSTNGLESFFGHLKTNLNIHRGLSTRNRKSFLRWYLYFKNSRRKGFL
- a CDS encoding RnfABCDGE type electron transport complex subunit B: MTILIALLALGGLTLLLALMLIIANKKLYVYEDPRIDVVEGMLPHANCGACGYPGCRPFAEALVKEETLPGKCTVSSEEGRKEIASYLGVDAGSEEKRVARLACAGGINVAINRANYEGMSSCRGAALISGGGKGCSWGCLGHGDCEVVCDFDAISMNAFGIPVVDEAKCTACGDCVEVCPKDLFSIHPISHRLWVACKSLDAGDGVLEDCEVGCTACGKCAMDAPNLISMVHNLAVIDYSKNHQTQVPIQRCPTGAIVWIDEKEGVIKGAEAKKIIRKGKLKMGES